Proteins from a single region of Haloterrigena alkaliphila:
- a CDS encoding metal ABC transporter permease, whose product MSAEVATTLVTNVGDPLLLLLPMQGVLGAVGNLVFGVLLWFLEQWYWLMDWAYYFTGLEMLNPRYRFMHRAILVGLCVGVMAPLIGTFLVHRQLALIGDALAHTAFAGVAIGLFLNAVIGLGVSPYLTAVVVAMIAALFIELISEVTDAYNDVSMAIVLSTGFALGTTLISLNAGGLAVGVNQFLFGNLSTVSPQSAAILLVLFAVIVGTVAVTRNQLLYVTFDETAAAVSGLSVNWYNRVMVMLTAMVVVGAMQIMGVILVAAMLVVPVAGATQVSRSFSESLVVSVVLAELAVLLGIAVAYYAGVTAGGAIVLVAVGIYICAVALGKVQSARGEQATPDMGSIKADSVDVGAGTEDD is encoded by the coding sequence ATGAGCGCTGAGGTTGCGACTACGCTCGTGACGAATGTTGGAGATCCGTTACTGCTGCTGCTCCCGATGCAGGGCGTACTCGGCGCCGTCGGCAACCTGGTCTTCGGCGTCCTCCTGTGGTTCCTGGAGCAGTGGTACTGGCTGATGGACTGGGCGTACTACTTCACGGGTCTGGAGATGCTGAACCCGCGCTACCGGTTCATGCACCGGGCGATACTCGTCGGGCTCTGCGTCGGCGTGATGGCGCCGCTCATCGGGACGTTCCTCGTCCACCGACAGCTCGCGCTCATCGGCGACGCGCTGGCCCACACCGCCTTCGCCGGGGTGGCCATCGGCCTGTTCCTGAACGCCGTCATCGGCCTCGGCGTGTCCCCGTACCTCACCGCGGTCGTCGTGGCGATGATCGCCGCGCTGTTCATCGAACTCATCTCGGAGGTCACGGACGCCTACAACGACGTCTCGATGGCCATCGTCCTGTCGACGGGGTTCGCGCTGGGGACGACGCTCATCAGTCTCAACGCGGGCGGGCTCGCCGTCGGCGTCAACCAGTTCCTCTTCGGGAACCTCTCGACCGTGTCGCCCCAGAGCGCAGCGATTCTGCTGGTGCTGTTCGCCGTCATCGTCGGGACGGTAGCGGTGACGCGCAACCAGCTCCTCTACGTCACCTTCGACGAGACGGCGGCCGCCGTCTCCGGGCTCTCCGTCAACTGGTACAACCGGGTGATGGTGATGCTGACGGCGATGGTCGTCGTCGGCGCGATGCAGATCATGGGCGTCATCCTCGTCGCCGCGATGCTCGTGGTGCCGGTCGCGGGCGCGACCCAAGTGTCCCGGAGTTTCTCCGAATCGCTCGTGGTCTCGGTTGTCCTCGCGGAACTCGCGGTGTTGCTCGGCATCGCCGTCGCCTACTACGCCGGCGTCACGGCCGGCGGCGCCATAGTCTTGGTCGCCGTGGGCATCTACATCTGCGCCGTCGCGCTCGGCAAGGTTCAATCTGCCCGTGGAGAACAGGCCACGCCCGACATGGGTAGCATCAAGGCCGACAGCGTCGATGTCGGCGCGGGGACGGAGGATGACTGA
- a CDS encoding BREX system ATP-binding domain-containing protein — translation MADAFDISDEQQDYSQYDLEANPFPYSPVPAEDPEIYCGQQHVSEKISSTVSTMLSTGKSKHLVITGKYGNGKSHTLKYTRSLLRDRDDVVVGYVAQPGEGFLDIYHEFVYDLGFNRVQELAYEYLASVARDVTDANPISASAMKSLIDEGDVLLSEIVPEAVRRLSDVTHFADFARAIVHMVYEDTNLYAWQWLTAEGIRYEQRKEMEIHSALDDDTMGVRAFTAFKNMLLELGYTGVFVFVDEFESIARLSPKNEQATLNSIRHLMDQNSSGLCMLFGCAPEVWQDVMSEYHAFSERIGEEVALKPLTNEHLNDLVSDYLSRERNGPTETSSIDPFTDEALDVILQRSQGNVRQALAICSRVLDSAVEENQERVTPEFVQESM, via the coding sequence ATGGCCGACGCATTCGACATTTCAGACGAACAGCAAGATTACTCACAGTACGACCTCGAGGCCAATCCGTTTCCGTACAGCCCGGTTCCCGCAGAGGACCCCGAAATATACTGTGGTCAACAACACGTCTCCGAAAAGATTAGTTCCACAGTCTCCACGATGCTTTCGACTGGAAAGTCTAAGCATCTCGTTATCACTGGGAAATACGGCAACGGAAAGTCGCATACGCTCAAATATACCCGCTCTCTGTTACGGGACCGGGACGATGTCGTCGTTGGGTACGTCGCTCAACCGGGAGAGGGCTTTCTCGACATCTATCATGAGTTCGTGTACGACCTAGGTTTCAATCGAGTCCAAGAGTTGGCCTACGAGTACCTCGCCTCGGTTGCTCGTGACGTCACAGATGCGAATCCAATTAGCGCGAGCGCAATGAAATCGCTCATCGATGAGGGAGACGTCCTTCTCTCTGAGATCGTCCCGGAGGCGGTTCGACGGTTAAGCGATGTGACTCACTTTGCCGACTTTGCTCGTGCGATCGTACACATGGTGTACGAAGACACCAACCTCTATGCTTGGCAGTGGTTGACCGCAGAGGGTATCCGGTATGAGCAGCGCAAGGAGATGGAAATCCACAGCGCACTCGATGACGATACGATGGGCGTCCGGGCGTTCACCGCTTTCAAGAATATGCTACTCGAACTCGGTTACACTGGCGTATTCGTTTTCGTCGACGAGTTCGAGAGTATCGCACGTCTCAGCCCAAAGAATGAGCAGGCCACGCTCAACAGTATTCGACACCTGATGGACCAGAATAGTTCCGGGTTGTGTATGTTGTTTGGCTGTGCTCCCGAGGTCTGGCAAGACGTCATGAGTGAATATCATGCTTTTAGCGAGCGGATCGGCGAGGAGGTCGCTCTGAAACCCCTCACAAACGAGCATCTGAACGACCTGGTATCAGACTACCTCAGTCGAGAACGCAATGGGCCGACCGAAACTTCTTCGATCGACCCGTTTACTGATGAAGCGTTGGATGTGATCCTACAACGTTCACAGGGTAACGTTCGCCAAGCCCTTGCTATCTGTAGCCGCGTATTGGACTCTGCTGTTGAGGAAAACCAAGAGCGGGTCACACCCGAATTCGTTCAAGAATCAATGTGA
- a CDS encoding metal-dependent transcriptional regulator: protein MLSAVMEDYIKAIYAIESDSGERVSTSTLADHLEVTAPTVSSMLKKLEERGLIDRKEYKGVTLTEEGELVALEIIRHHRLLEAFLTELLDYDWADVHDEADRLEHHVSEELTDRIAEALGNPPVDPHGDPIPDADLSFPAESETTRLADADEGERVTVRRIRHQGDTELRYLADAGVRPEVELTVVDVAPFGMVTVETQAGEQSLPEEIAQLIEVAPAAATEDRAAHTSEKES from the coding sequence ATGCTGAGCGCGGTCATGGAAGACTACATCAAGGCGATTTACGCCATAGAAAGCGACAGCGGCGAGCGAGTGTCGACCTCAACTCTCGCCGACCATCTCGAGGTCACCGCGCCGACCGTCTCCTCCATGCTGAAAAAGCTCGAAGAACGCGGCCTGATCGACCGCAAGGAGTATAAGGGTGTGACGCTCACGGAGGAGGGCGAACTCGTCGCTCTCGAGATTATCCGGCACCACCGTCTTCTCGAAGCGTTCTTGACCGAACTGCTCGACTACGATTGGGCCGACGTCCACGACGAGGCCGACAGACTTGAGCACCACGTCTCCGAGGAACTGACCGACCGCATCGCCGAGGCGCTGGGCAACCCCCCAGTCGATCCGCACGGCGACCCGATCCCCGACGCCGACCTGTCCTTTCCCGCTGAGAGCGAAACCACCCGCCTCGCCGACGCCGACGAGGGCGAGCGCGTGACCGTCCGGCGTATTCGCCACCAAGGCGATACGGAACTACGTTACCTCGCCGACGCCGGCGTCCGTCCGGAGGTCGAGCTCACGGTAGTCGACGTTGCGCCGTTCGGGATGGTGACCGTCGAGACGCAGGCGGGCGAGCAGAGCCTTCCGGAGGAGATCGCCCAGCTCATCGAGGTCGCCCCGGCGGCCGCCACGGAGGATAGGGCGGCTCACACCTCGGAGAAGGAATCCTGA
- a CDS encoding metal ABC transporter ATP-binding protein — protein MRMQDTGPTTAAGTGEQASSETNLDATASEPVIDLTGVTFGYTATPVVEDISLTIEPGEYVAIVGPNGSGKSTLMQLMLGLLEPDAGTAHLFGERADRFDDGERVGYVAQQASASKEMPITVREVVKMGRFPYVGFGRLSSEDWAIVDDALATVGMSAFADRRVTQLSGGQRQRAFIARALASEADLLVLDEPTVGVDAESVDAFYDLLAALNAEGITVLLIEHDLGAVVEHAERVVCLNREVYFDGPTDEFVESDALARAFGTEARFLAGVDE, from the coding sequence ATGAGAATGCAGGACACTGGCCCCACGACGGCGGCTGGCACAGGCGAGCAGGCATCCAGCGAGACTAACCTGGATGCCACAGCAAGCGAGCCCGTTATCGACCTCACGGGCGTCACCTTCGGCTATACGGCGACACCGGTGGTCGAGGACATCTCGCTGACCATCGAGCCAGGTGAGTACGTCGCCATCGTGGGGCCGAATGGATCGGGAAAGTCGACGCTGATGCAGTTGATGCTGGGGCTGCTTGAGCCCGACGCGGGCACAGCTCATCTGTTCGGCGAGCGCGCCGACCGCTTCGACGACGGCGAACGGGTCGGCTACGTCGCCCAGCAGGCCAGCGCCTCAAAGGAGATGCCTATCACCGTCCGCGAGGTGGTGAAGATGGGTCGGTTCCCGTACGTCGGGTTTGGCCGCCTGTCGAGCGAAGACTGGGCCATTGTCGACGACGCACTCGCGACCGTCGGGATGAGTGCGTTTGCCGACCGGCGCGTCACGCAGCTCTCGGGTGGCCAACGCCAACGCGCGTTCATCGCGCGGGCGCTGGCGAGCGAGGCCGACCTACTCGTGCTGGATGAGCCGACCGTCGGCGTCGACGCCGAGTCGGTCGACGCCTTCTACGATCTGCTGGCAGCGCTCAACGCCGAGGGCATCACCGTCCTCCTCATCGAGCACGACCTCGGGGCGGTTGTCGAGCACGCCGAACGAGTCGTCTGCCTGAACCGCGAGGTCTACTTTGACGGACCGACCGACGAGTTCGTGGAAAGCGACGCGCTGGCCCGGGCGTTTGGGACCGAGGCGCGGTTCCTCGCGGGGGTGGACGAATGA
- a CDS encoding tRNA-guanine transglycosylase — translation MLYRQRKLDLPHGELDTPVLFPVRNVGKRSSDNTPKYVGTIPEFSAAMINARSIRNRDPMWNRLTNGVALREEMDVPEDTIIFADSGGFDFSEQEIDTTPEKTIKTQQKLDSDIHGTIDIPLSRENRAAENQRRIDRSIEFALEASDLHTGDALLFASVHGYDPETIRNNIQYLENRGDFDGYALGSMVPIRTDYKKVTKLVLAARNATEKHLHVYGLGGLVYQPLLLYLGVDSFDSSAFIRSAGNRNYLIPGFGGEELHNIEDLDRLPCPCPICGQRSLEDIREDRTALTQHNLWALATELRRFKYIAESDRDVENYLDLRFQGNEVTRRAYETAKQQVRRLT, via the coding sequence ATGCTGTACAGACAACGGAAACTCGATCTTCCCCACGGAGAACTGGATACACCAGTTCTCTTCCCAGTTAGGAACGTGGGGAAGCGATCGAGTGATAACACTCCCAAGTACGTCGGCACTATCCCGGAGTTTTCCGCGGCGATGATTAACGCTCGATCGATACGGAACCGGGACCCGATGTGGAATCGGCTAACGAATGGTGTGGCCCTCCGCGAAGAGATGGACGTTCCAGAAGACACCATCATCTTCGCTGATAGCGGTGGATTCGATTTTTCGGAACAGGAGATCGACACTACGCCGGAAAAGACGATCAAAACTCAACAGAAATTAGATAGCGACATACACGGGACAATTGACATCCCTTTGTCCAGAGAAAACCGTGCAGCAGAGAATCAACGGCGTATCGACCGAAGCATCGAGTTTGCTCTCGAGGCAAGTGATCTCCATACTGGTGATGCTCTACTCTTCGCGAGCGTTCACGGGTACGATCCAGAAACGATTCGTAACAATATCCAGTACCTAGAGAACCGCGGAGATTTTGATGGATATGCACTCGGGAGCATGGTGCCGATCCGGACAGATTACAAAAAGGTGACAAAGTTGGTACTTGCTGCAAGAAATGCGACGGAGAAGCATCTACACGTCTATGGTCTCGGCGGATTAGTCTATCAACCACTTTTACTTTATCTCGGTGTCGATAGTTTCGACTCGTCGGCGTTCATCAGAAGTGCCGGCAATCGTAATTACTTGATACCTGGTTTTGGAGGGGAAGAACTCCACAACATCGAGGACTTAGATCGGTTGCCTTGCCCCTGTCCGATCTGTGGTCAACGGAGTTTAGAAGACATTCGGGAAGACCGAACTGCACTCACTCAGCATAACCTCTGGGCGCTTGCAACGGAGCTTCGACGATTCAAATACATAGCTGAGTCTGATCGGGATGTCGAGAATTATCTCGATCTTCGCTTCCAGGGCAACGAAGTTACTAGACGGGCCTATGAGACCGCAAAACAGCAAGTGAGGAGGCTCACATGA
- a CDS encoding ParA family protein, producing MSARVASFLDKGGTGKTTSIAHLGVALSEQGHDVLLIDLAGKQGDLAKSFGVWQGTQAAIENDDAWPNISTVFDDAWETIVEKLGDEAVEELIVQTDEGVDLIPAHPGLDTLDAELANIDDASDRYSRFKQFLDDYIDPLGYDAVLIDLPGMTTNVTYNGLWAAQNVLAPVEMGPFEAEQVGALRDDLAKVEANFNINVDLAMVLPNKVDSRTKLAGEYLDAYREEYPRAIAPKYVPSSQDIRNATEQGQSIFALDNPSGTARKARDAYRTNAEALIERVSGN from the coding sequence ATGAGCGCAAGAGTGGCCAGTTTCCTCGATAAAGGAGGAACAGGAAAGACCACCAGTATCGCACATCTCGGCGTCGCACTTTCTGAGCAAGGACACGACGTCCTGCTCATCGATCTTGCCGGTAAACAGGGAGACCTCGCAAAATCATTCGGCGTCTGGCAGGGCACACAGGCCGCCATCGAGAACGACGACGCCTGGCCGAACATCTCGACAGTCTTCGACGACGCCTGGGAGACGATCGTCGAAAAGCTCGGCGACGAGGCTGTTGAGGAACTCATCGTGCAGACCGACGAGGGCGTCGATCTAATCCCGGCACATCCTGGACTGGATACGCTTGACGCGGAACTTGCGAACATCGACGATGCTTCCGACCGGTACTCCCGGTTCAAGCAATTCCTTGACGACTACATTGACCCGCTTGGCTACGACGCCGTACTGATCGACCTGCCAGGAATGACGACGAACGTGACCTACAACGGACTCTGGGCAGCACAGAACGTGCTCGCCCCCGTCGAAATGGGACCGTTCGAGGCCGAACAAGTTGGCGCGTTACGTGACGATCTCGCGAAGGTCGAGGCCAACTTCAACATCAATGTCGACTTGGCGATGGTCCTCCCGAACAAAGTTGACTCACGTACGAAACTCGCTGGCGAGTATCTTGATGCCTATCGCGAGGAGTACCCTAGAGCAATCGCGCCAAAGTATGTTCCCTCTTCGCAAGACATCCGGAACGCAACCGAGCAGGGACAGTCAATCTTTGCGCTGGACAATCCGAGTGGAACAGCCCGTAAAGCACGTGACGCATATCGTACCAACGCTGAAGCGCTCATAGAACGCGTCAGTGGTAACTAA
- a CDS encoding AbrB/MazE/SpoVT family DNA-binding domain-containing protein: protein MPKTTVTKTTSTTTNSDGEDRTVEQYRTTVPKGIAEAMDLAGARVEWNIKSGNTLEITITDE from the coding sequence ATGCCCAAGACGACCGTTACGAAGACCACGAGTACCACCACCAACTCCGACGGTGAAGACCGAACTGTTGAGCAGTACCGAACGACTGTTCCTAAGGGCATCGCCGAGGCGATGGACCTCGCGGGAGCCCGTGTTGAGTGGAACATCAAGAGCGGGAACACACTCGAAATCACAATCACCGATGAGTGA
- a CDS encoding phosphatase PAP2 family protein — MTGAAHCRKKMLSDYRGIGISEALHGLAQDPVLVIFALLTQLGDVWFLFLLGGVHYVVGDKFPQWGIDRRRGLFVLGLLLTYVVLVGILKQSFMLARPPGAGTPPDIQWIPSALQGVFASISTGGGYGFPSGHALGSTLVWGGFALVVGKDKISNMWLALAGVVIVIVSLSRVILGVHYLVDVVVGAVIGIVVLGALYKVTDHGTDPGRVLVFAAGIGILGLIHGATFDSVAAAGSAVGAWFAWRAVGDLIPAHPSNRPEVVAGLVVFGLAGGFFALLYSLKPSLLVTFSGATIAVGSVVGAPLVGNRTVGNLG, encoded by the coding sequence ATGACCGGAGCCGCACACTGCCGCAAAAAGATGCTCAGCGATTACCGGGGAATCGGGATCAGCGAGGCACTCCACGGGTTGGCACAGGATCCGGTTCTCGTCATCTTTGCGCTGTTGACCCAACTCGGCGATGTCTGGTTTCTCTTTTTGCTGGGCGGCGTACACTACGTCGTCGGTGACAAGTTCCCGCAGTGGGGGATCGACCGACGACGTGGACTGTTCGTTCTCGGACTCTTGCTGACCTACGTGGTTCTCGTCGGAATCCTCAAGCAGTCCTTCATGCTCGCACGACCGCCGGGAGCGGGTACCCCACCGGACATTCAATGGATCCCGTCTGCCCTTCAAGGGGTGTTCGCTAGTATTTCGACGGGAGGGGGGTATGGTTTTCCGAGCGGCCACGCCCTTGGGAGTACGCTGGTGTGGGGTGGATTCGCACTCGTTGTCGGAAAAGATAAAATTTCGAATATGTGGCTCGCCCTTGCGGGTGTCGTAATCGTCATCGTCTCGCTTTCGAGAGTCATCTTGGGGGTTCATTACCTCGTTGACGTCGTAGTCGGAGCCGTCATCGGGATAGTAGTTCTGGGTGCCCTTTATAAGGTCACTGATCACGGTACTGACCCTGGTCGGGTACTCGTGTTCGCCGCGGGTATCGGAATACTGGGATTGATTCACGGAGCTACCTTCGATAGCGTAGCTGCAGCCGGGAGCGCTGTTGGTGCGTGGTTCGCTTGGCGTGCCGTCGGTGATTTGATTCCAGCTCACCCCTCGAATCGCCCCGAGGTCGTTGCGGGTCTCGTCGTCTTCGGACTCGCTGGCGGCTTCTTCGCGCTCTTGTATTCCCTCAAACCGTCGTTGCTAGTCACGTTTTCCGGTGCTACTATTGCCGTCGGTAGTGTCGTTGGTGCACCGCTGGTTGGTAATCGAACTGTCGGGAATTTGGGATAA
- a CDS encoding rhomboid family intramembrane serine protease → MADQEEYRDAASKSLAQANEAETWREWVSIYRDFFKAIPGQVRDRDAPVTAILILITITVFILQSVLYLYITESFPIGILVILTQRSALTGLTAYLFVDFPWIAWPLAEFLHKGVGHFVANIALLALFGKIIESRFQTRYYILWFVGVAIIVKPIDALITLSTSPKPNVAVYGISDFVYSLGIYTVMTVYSSEHGDEIEYLGMLVGVAAIIQILVQATTAVHHMSIQPLNTAHLFGGLLGIVVFGIVRKHE, encoded by the coding sequence ATGGCTGATCAGGAAGAATACCGTGATGCAGCCTCCAAGTCCCTAGCTCAGGCTAATGAAGCTGAAACCTGGAGAGAATGGGTCTCCATCTACAGGGATTTTTTCAAAGCAATTCCTGGCCAGGTCAGAGACCGAGACGCCCCTGTAACTGCCATCCTGATTCTAATCACCATAACCGTCTTCATACTCCAATCAGTCCTCTACCTCTACATAACCGAGAGTTTTCCCATCGGAATCCTCGTCATCCTCACCCAACGCAGCGCCCTAACAGGTCTGACCGCCTACCTCTTCGTCGACTTCCCGTGGATAGCATGGCCTCTCGCAGAATTCCTCCACAAAGGAGTAGGCCACTTCGTCGCCAATATCGCTCTCCTAGCGCTGTTCGGGAAAATAATCGAATCCCGATTTCAGACCCGTTACTACATCCTATGGTTCGTTGGAGTCGCGATAATCGTCAAACCCATAGATGCACTTATCACTCTTTCAACGAGCCCGAAACCAAATGTCGCGGTATACGGTATCAGCGACTTCGTCTACTCTCTTGGAATCTACACTGTAATGACAGTATACAGTTCTGAACACGGAGATGAGATAGAATATCTGGGGATGCTGGTAGGAGTGGCTGCTATAATCCAGATCCTCGTTCAAGCGACGACGGCGGTACACCATATGTCAATACAACCCCTAAACACCGCTCACCTGTTTGGCGGACTCCTGGGAATAGTAGTATTTGGTATCGTCAGGAAGCACGAATAG
- a CDS encoding HalOD1 output domain-containing protein, whose amino-acid sequence MGNLTKSTRHSPALEIVYRVAEMEERDPLDLPPIYDSVDPEALDDLAESNEIQFEYVGHKITVDSGTIRIDQ is encoded by the coding sequence ATGGGGAATCTAACGAAGAGTACACGGCACAGTCCAGCCCTTGAAATTGTATATAGAGTGGCTGAAATGGAGGAACGGGATCCGCTGGACTTGCCACCTATCTATGATAGCGTTGACCCTGAGGCACTGGACGATCTTGCTGAATCAAATGAGATCCAATTCGAGTATGTTGGACACAAAATAACTGTAGATAGCGGCACGATCAGGATCGATCAGTAA
- a CDS encoding metal ABC transporter substrate-binding protein: MTRRDALRAGGATALAGLAGCTALPSPPVEARNDSDDENDGPVAVASFFSFFDFGRQIADGSPLTVENLVPAGLHGHGWEPNASITQRIIEADAFVHVGEDFQPWADRAIQTIKGDNIDTALINARKDIDLVDLAATLDRDEEGVGAQRGKDPHFWLDPRRAKQSVDNIADGFAEVVPEYADVFRENAETYKSEVLDRIDADYEAIFDRAERDIVQLAAHNAFQYIGVRYGVRMRPLVTNLAASGDVKPADIREAEAVIRENDIEYIANGVFESQRPAQQLVRETAVEAYFPVTPYAGVREEWVEENWGYEEIAYQINMPTFEIVVGNKTPQEAAPSEGWVEQWRNFKPI; encoded by the coding sequence GTGACACGACGGGACGCGCTACGGGCCGGCGGTGCGACGGCGCTGGCAGGACTGGCTGGGTGCACGGCGCTGCCGAGCCCACCGGTAGAGGCCAGGAATGACAGTGATGACGAAAACGACGGGCCGGTTGCCGTGGCCTCGTTCTTCAGCTTCTTCGACTTCGGCCGGCAGATCGCCGATGGGTCCCCACTGACGGTGGAGAACCTCGTCCCGGCGGGCCTGCACGGCCACGGTTGGGAGCCCAACGCCAGTATCACACAGCGCATCATCGAGGCGGACGCGTTCGTCCATGTCGGTGAGGACTTCCAACCCTGGGCCGACCGCGCCATTCAAACAATCAAAGGTGACAACATCGATACGGCACTCATCAACGCCCGCAAGGACATCGATCTAGTGGACCTCGCCGCGACCCTCGACCGCGACGAGGAGGGCGTCGGCGCTCAGCGCGGAAAGGATCCGCACTTCTGGCTGGATCCCCGGCGTGCAAAGCAGTCTGTGGACAACATCGCTGACGGGTTCGCCGAGGTTGTCCCCGAGTACGCCGACGTGTTCCGCGAGAACGCCGAGACGTACAAGTCAGAGGTACTCGACCGCATCGACGCAGATTACGAGGCCATCTTCGACCGAGCCGAACGCGACATCGTCCAACTGGCTGCGCACAATGCCTTCCAGTACATCGGCGTCAGATACGGCGTTCGGATGAGACCATTGGTGACTAACCTCGCGGCGAGCGGCGACGTCAAACCCGCGGACATCCGCGAAGCGGAGGCGGTCATCCGCGAGAACGACATCGAGTACATCGCCAACGGTGTCTTCGAATCCCAGCGTCCAGCCCAACAGCTCGTCCGTGAGACGGCCGTAGAGGCGTACTTCCCCGTGACGCCGTACGCCGGCGTCCGCGAAGAGTGGGTCGAGGAGAACTGGGGCTACGAGGAGATCGCCTACCAGATCAATATGCCTACATTCGAGATCGTCGTCGGGAACAAGACGCCCCAGGAGGCGGCCCCGTCGGAAGGGTGGGTCGAACAGTGGCGGAACTTCAAACCAATATGA